In the genome of Lynx canadensis isolate LIC74 chromosome X, mLynCan4.pri.v2, whole genome shotgun sequence, one region contains:
- the MORF4L2 gene encoding mortality factor 4-like protein 2 — protein sequence MSSRKQGSQTRGQQSAEEDNFKKPSRSNMQRSKMRGASSGKKTAGSQQKNVEPALPGRWGGRSAENPPSGSVRKTRKNKQKTPGNGDGGSTSEAPQPPRKKRARADPTVESEEAFKNRMEVKVKIPEELKPWLVEDWDLVTRQKQLFQLPAKKNVDAILEEYANCKKSQGNVDNKEYAVNEVVAGIKEYFNVMLGTQLLYKFERPQYAEILLAHPDAPMSQVYGAPHLLRLFVRIGAMLAYTPLDEKSLALLLGYLHDFLKYLAKNAASLFTASDYKVASAEYHRKAL from the coding sequence ATGAGTTCCAGAAAGCAGGGTTCTCAAACTCGTGGACAACAATCTGCAGAAGAAGACAACTTCAAAAAACCAAGTAGAAGCAATATGCAGAGAAGTAAGATGAGAGGGGCCTCTTCAGGAAAGAAGACTGCTGGTTCACAGCAGAAGAATGTGGAACCAGCTCTCCCAGGCAGATGGGGGGGTCGCTCTGCAGAGAACCCCCCTTCAGGATCAGtgaggaagacaagaaagaacaaacagaagaCTCCTGGAAATGGAGATGGTGGCAGTACCAGCGAAGCACCTCAGCCACCTCGGAAGAAAAGGGCCCGGGCAGACCCCACTGTCGAAAGTGAGGAGGCATTTAAGAATAGAATGGAAGTTAAAGTGAAGATTCCTGAAGAATTAAAACCATGGCTTGTTGAGGACTGGGACTTAGTTACCAGGCAGAAGCAGCTGTTTCAACTCCCTGCTAAGAAAAATGTAGATGCTATTCTGGAGGAGTACGCAAATTGTAAGAAGTCGCAGGGAAATGTTGATAATAAGGAATATGCAGTTAATGAAGTTGTGGcaggaataaaagaatatttcaatgTGATGTTGGGCACTCAGCTGCTCTACAAATTTGAGAGGCCCCAGTATGCCGAAATCCTCTTGGCTCACCCTGATGCGCCAATGTCCCAGGTTTATGGAGCCCCACATCTACTGAGATTATTTGTAAGAATCGGAGCAATGTTGGCGTATACGCCCCTTGATGAGAAGAGCCTTGCATTATTGTTGGGCTATTTGcatgattttctaaaatatctgGCAAAGAATGCTGCGTCTCTGTTTACTGCCAGTGATTACAAAGTGGCTTCGGCTGAGTACCACCGCAAAGCCCTGTGA